In the Arachis ipaensis cultivar K30076 chromosome B10, Araip1.1, whole genome shotgun sequence genome, one interval contains:
- the LOC107623739 gene encoding pentatricopeptide repeat-containing protein At2g15820, chloroplastic (The sequence of the model RefSeq protein was modified relative to this genomic sequence to represent the inferred CDS: added 45 bases not found in genome assembly) gives MRKVSSAAEVEVKELNELPEEWRRARLAWLCKDLPAHKSTAVKILNGQRKWMRQEDATYLAVHCMRIRENETAFRVYKWMMQQSWYRFDFALATKLADYLGRDRKFSKCREVFDDIINQGRVPSESTFHILVVAYLSAPVQGCLDEACSIYNRMIQLGGYQPRLSLHNSLFKALVSKPGMLSKHYLRQAEFVYHQLVTSGFQVHKDIYGGLIWLHSYQDSVDRERVDEIREEMVRAGIEQGGEVLISILRVCAKGGDAEEAEKTWSKLLQLEIDPPPHAFVYKMEVYSKVGMPKKSLEIFQEMQEKLETTSTAAYNKIIEILCKAQELESAESIMTEFLNSGLKPLTPSYISLLSMYYNLELHDKLEEAFFQCQEKCRHSCTVYSIYLDSLVKVGNLEKAENIFNQMNRDGSVGVNGRSCNIILSGYLSSGNHLKAAKIYDFMCLKKYDIEAPLMEKLDHLLSLNRKVVKRPMSLKLTKEQREILIGLLLGGLQIDSDDQRKNHIIRFDFKVNSSYHYVLKSHIHHQFYEWLHPSFKLSGDIDNEKIPNKFCTIASSHFGFYAEQFWSKGQPTIPTLVHRWLSPCVLAYWYMYGGCRNSSGDILLKIKGRREGVENIVRKFKAMSLDCKVKRKGRVFWIGFLGSNSASFWKLVEPYVLEDVRVFPEAGDHTLEGGSMENENINFNSDSD, from the exons ATGAGGAAGGTGTCAAGCGCGGCGGAGGTGGAGGTGAAGGAGCTGAATGAGCTGCCGGAGGAGTGGCGGAGGGCGAGGCTGGCGTGGCTGTGCAAGGACCTTCCGGCGCACAAGTCGACGGCTGTGAAGATACTGAATGGGCAGAGGAAATGGATGAGGCAGGAAGATGCCACGTATCTCGCCGTCCATTGCATGCGCATTCGCGAGAATGAAACTGCTTTTAGA GTATACAAGTGGATGATGCAACAGAGTTGGTACCGATTTGATTTTGCTCTTGCCACTAAGCTAGCTGATTACCTGGGTAGAGACCGAAAGTTTTCAAAGTGCCGCGAGGTATTTGATGATATTATCAATCAAGGTCGTGTTCCTAGTGAGTCAACTTTCCATATATTAGTTGTTGCTTATCTTAGTGCTCCTGTTCAAGGTTGTTTGGATGAAGCATGCAGCATTTACAATCGTATGATTCAGTTGGGTGGTTACCAGCCTCGTCTCAGCTTGCATAATTCCCTCTTCAAAGCTCTTGTCAGCAAACCTGGGATGCTTTCGAAACATTACCTTAGGCAAGCTGAGTTTGTATATCATCAATTGGTTACAAGCGGTTTTCAAGTGCATAAAGATATTTATGGTGGCTTAATTTGGCTGCATAGTTATCAGGATTCCGTAGATAGAGAAAGGGTAGACGAAATAAGGGAAGAGATGGTACGTGCCGGAATTGAGCAGGGAGGGGAGGTGCTAATATCCATCTTGAGGGTTTGTGCAAAGGGGGGGGATGCGGAGGAAGCTGAGAAGACTTGGTCTAAACTTCTTCAGCTTGAGATTGATCCCCCGCCTCATGCGTTTGTGTATAAAATGGAAGTCTACTCAAAGGTTGGCATGCCTAAGAAGTCTTTGGAGATATTTCAAGAGATGCAGGAGAAACTAGAGACAACAAGCACTGCAGCCTATAACAAAATAATAGAGATACTATGCAAAGCACAAGAATTGGAATCTGCGGAATCCATTATGACAGAATTTTTGAATAGTGGTTTGAAGCCACTGACACCATCTTATATTAGTTTACTAAGCATGTACTACAATTTGGAATTACACGATAAACTTGAAGAGGCATTCTTCCAGTGCCAGGAGAAATGTCGTCATAGCTGTACTGTATACAGTATATATTTGGATTCATTGGTGAAGGTTGGTAATCTTGAAAAGGCTGAGAATATATTTAACCAAATGAATCGTGATGGGTCTGTTGGTGTTAATGGCCGATCATGCAACATTATCTTGAGTGGATACCTGTCCTCTGGAAATCACTTGAAGGCTGCAAAGATCTATGACTTCATGTGCCTAAAAAAGTACGATATTGAAGCCCCATTGATGGAAAAGCTTGACCATCTCTTGAGCTTGAATAGGAAAGTTGTTAAAAGACCAATGAGCCTGAAGCTAACCAAAGAGCAGAGGGAAATATTAATTGGGTTGCTTTTGGGTGGTTTGCAGATTGATTCTGATGACCAAAGGAAGAATCACATTATCCGTTTCGATTTTAAGGTTAATTCTAGCTACCATTATGTCCTGAAGAGTCATATACATCACCAGTTCTATGAGTGGCTGCATCCTTCTTTTAAGCTGAGTGGGGACATTGACAATGAGAAGATACCAAACAAGTTTTGTACCATTGCAAGCTCTCATTTTGGCTTCTATGCAGAACAGTTTTGGTCAAAGGGTCAGCCAACGATTCCAACACTTGTCCATAGGTGGTTGTCACCATGTGTTCTTGCATACTGGTAC ATAAAGGGAAGGCGCGAGGGGGTTGAGAACATTGTCAGAAAGTTCAAAGCCATGTCCTTGGACTGTAAGGTAAAGAGGAAAGGGAGGGTATTTTGGATTGGTTTTCTGGGAAGCAATTCAGCTTCCTTCTGGAAATTGGTTGAACCTTATGTTTTAGAAGATGTAAGGGTGTTTCCTGAAGCAGGTGACCACACATTGGAGGGGGGTTCAATGGAAAATGAGAACATTAATTTCAATAGTGATTCTGACTGA
- the LOC107624120 gene encoding uncharacterized protein LOC107624120 isoform X2, translating to MAALLPSPSHLLSPISSSRFLRFKVSSCFVQKNLSVKTFSASLKTRPKILCVMNNMSAQQSDDHGKMKLNQLTDKAQKLWDSSPEPVKKFPWNRTLDNFIQLILDLVLAVVKYLAVPVFVVTSISELSYCGHERKLALVPIPFLFGVAVAGVLKKTALELSPRLKDAEVPWHLLAIAIFFTLIKLPGPYYPYWGRIIIPHFVNGVLLRTLWFAIMWYRRPQKALKISDSTYDS from the exons ATGGCTGCTcttcttccctctccctctcaCCTTCTGTCTCCTATCTCTTCCTCTCGTTTCCTGAGATTCAAG GTTTCATCATGCTTTGTTCAGAAGAATTTAAGTGTTAAGACATTTTCTGCTTCTTTGAAGACACGCCCAAAGATCTTGTGTGTTATGAATAATATGTCTGCACAGCAATCAGATGACCATGGGAAGATGAAATTGAACCAATTGACAGACAAGGCACAAAAGCTTTGGGACAGTTCACCCGAGCCGGTGAAGAAATTCCCGTGGAATAGAACGTTGGACAACTTCATTCAACTCATTCTTGATCTTGTTTTGGCCGTAGTAAAATACCTAGCTGTACCTGTGTTCGTAGTTACCTCCATTAGTGAGTTATCTTACTGTGGACATGAAAGGAAGCTGGCTCTTGTTCCTATTCCATTTCTCTTTGGTGTTGCTGTTGCTGGGGTCCTTAAGAAGACTGCTTTAGAATTATCTCCACGACTAAAG GATGCAGAAGTTCCATGGCATTTACTTGCAATTGCAATTTTCTTCACATTAATCAAATTGCCCGGTCCATATTACCCTTATTGGGGACGCATAATCATTCCTCATTTTGTAAATGGTGTTCTCTTAAGGACGCTGTGGTTCGCAATTATGTGGTACAGAAGGCCTCAAAAAGCATTGAAGATATCAGATTCTACATATGATAGTTAG
- the LOC107622971 gene encoding serine/threonine-protein kinase SRK2E, which yields MDRPGGGAVNVGVGMDMAIMHESERYELVRDIGSGNFGVARLMRDKHTNELVAVKYIERGDKIDENVRREIINHRSLRHPNIVRFKEVILTPTHLAIVMEYAAGGELFERICNAGRFNEDEARFFFQQLISGVSYCHAMQVCHRDLKLENTLLDGSPAPRLKICDFGYSKSSVLHSQPKSTVGTPAYIAPEVLLRKEYDGKIADVWSCGVTLYVMLVGSYPFEDPDEPKNFQKTIHRILKVQYSIPDSISISPECRHLISRIFVADPAQRINIPEIRNHPWFLKNLPADLMVDYTNTQFEEPEQPMQSIEEIMQLIAEATIPAAGTRSLNRYLNGSLDIDDMDEDLELDDPDLDIDSSGEIVYAM from the exons ATGGATCGACCTGGAGGTGGTGCAGTGAATGTTGGTGTTGGAATGGATATGGCGATCATGCACGAGAGTGAAAGGTATGAACTTGTTCGTGATATTGGCTCTGGCAATTTTGGGGTGGCAAGGCTTATGAGAGATAAGCACACTAATGAGCTTGTTGCTGTCAAATATATTGAGAGAGGTGATAAG ATAGATGAAAATGTGAGAAGGGAGATTATAAATCACAGATCGCTGAGGCATCCAAATATTGTTAGATTCAAAGAG GTCATATTAACCCCTACACATTTGGCTATTGTGATGGAATATGCTGCTGGTGGAGAGCTATTTGAGCGAATATGCAATGCAGGACGGTTTAATGAGGATGAG GCGCGCTTCTTCTTCCAACAACTTATCTCAGGGGTTAGCTACTGTCATGCAATG CAAGTATGCCATCGTGACTTGAAGTTAGAGAACACATTACTAGATGGCAGTCCAGCTCCGCGATTAAAGATATGTGATTTTGGGTATTCTAAG TCCTCAGTGCTACATTCACAACCAAAATCTACAGTTGGTACCCCTGCATACATTGCTCCGGAAGTTCTACTCAGGAAGGAATATGATGGCAAG ATTGCGGATGTGTGGTCTTGTGGTGTGACCTTATATGTCATGTTGGTGGGCTCATACCCTTTTGAGGATCCAGATGAACCAAAAAATTTCCAGAAGACAATTCAT AGAATTTTGAAAGTCCAGTACTCAATTCCTGACAGTATTAGCATATCACCTGAATGCCGTCATCTGATCTCAAGGATCTTTGTCGCTGACCCTGCCCAG AGAATAAACATTCCTGAGATTAGAAACCATCCGTGGTTCTTGAAGAACCTCCCAGCTGATCTCATGGTTGACTATACAAACACCCAGTTTGAGGAGCCTGAACAACCAATGCAGAGCATTGAAGAAATCATGCAGTTAATTGCTGAGGCTACAATTCCTGCAGCCGGAACTCGGTCTCTGAACCGTTATCTTAACGGCAGCTTGGATATTGACGACATGGACGAAGACTTAGAGCTCGATGATCCCGACCTTGATATCGATAGCAGTGGAGAAATAGTTTATGCAATGTAA
- the LOC107624120 gene encoding uncharacterized protein LOC107624120 isoform X1, with protein sequence MAALLPSPSHLLSPISSSRFLRFKVSSCFVQKNLSVKTFSASLKTRPKILCVMNNMSAQQSDDHGKMKLNQLTDKAQKLWDSSPEPVKKFPWNRTLDNFIQLILDLVLAVVKYLAVPVFVVTSISELSYCGHERKLALVPIPFLFGVAVAGVLKKTALELSPRLKFGFQDAEVPWHLLAIAIFFTLIKLPGPYYPYWGRIIIPHFVNGVLLRTLWFAIMWYRRPQKALKISDSTYDS encoded by the exons ATGGCTGCTcttcttccctctccctctcaCCTTCTGTCTCCTATCTCTTCCTCTCGTTTCCTGAGATTCAAG GTTTCATCATGCTTTGTTCAGAAGAATTTAAGTGTTAAGACATTTTCTGCTTCTTTGAAGACACGCCCAAAGATCTTGTGTGTTATGAATAATATGTCTGCACAGCAATCAGATGACCATGGGAAGATGAAATTGAACCAATTGACAGACAAGGCACAAAAGCTTTGGGACAGTTCACCCGAGCCGGTGAAGAAATTCCCGTGGAATAGAACGTTGGACAACTTCATTCAACTCATTCTTGATCTTGTTTTGGCCGTAGTAAAATACCTAGCTGTACCTGTGTTCGTAGTTACCTCCATTAGTGAGTTATCTTACTGTGGACATGAAAGGAAGCTGGCTCTTGTTCCTATTCCATTTCTCTTTGGTGTTGCTGTTGCTGGGGTCCTTAAGAAGACTGCTTTAGAATTATCTCCACGACTAAAG TTTGGTTTTCAGGATGCAGAAGTTCCATGGCATTTACTTGCAATTGCAATTTTCTTCACATTAATCAAATTGCCCGGTCCATATTACCCTTATTGGGGACGCATAATCATTCCTCATTTTGTAAATGGTGTTCTCTTAAGGACGCTGTGGTTCGCAATTATGTGGTACAGAAGGCCTCAAAAAGCATTGAAGATATCAGATTCTACATATGATAGTTAG
- the LOC107623459 gene encoding LOW QUALITY PROTEIN: peptidyl-prolyl cis-trans isomerase CYP40 (The sequence of the model RefSeq protein was modified relative to this genomic sequence to represent the inferred CDS: substituted 1 base at 1 genomic stop codon), which yields MGRPRCFLDISIGDELEGRIVIELFDDVVPKTAENFRALCIGNKGIAPNTHVPLHFKGSCFHRVIKGFMIQGGDISAGDGTGGESIYGLKFEDENFELKHERKGMLSMANCGPNTNGSQFFITTTRTPHLDGKHVVFGKVVKGMGVVRSVEHVTTGDNDCPTLDVKIVDCGEIPEGEDDGILDFFKDGDTFPDWPADLDERPDELQWWMNAVDSIKTFGNGYYKKQDYKMAQRKYRKALRYLDVCWEKEGIDGGMLAFPTNEXMDCIACKLKLGDLKGALFDAEFALREEDNNVKALFRQGQAHMALHDIDAAVESFKNALVLEPNDAGIKKELAAARKKVADRRDQEKKAYSKMFQ from the exons ATGGGAAGACCAAGGTGCTTTTTGGACATTAGCATTGGCGACGAGTTAGAAGGAAGAATAGTGATTGAACTCTTCGATGACGTGGTTCCCAAAACCGCTGAGAATTTTAGGGCTCTCTGCATTGGCAACAAAGGCATTGCTCCTAACACTCACGTCCCCCTTCATTTCAAG GGTTCTTGCTTTCACCGTGTTATTAAGGGCTTTATGATCCAAGGAGGTGATATATCTGCTGGAGATGGTACTGGAGGAGAGTCGATTTATGGACTGAAGTTTGAAGATGAAAATTTTGAGTTGAAGCATGAAAGGAAAGGGATGTTATCCATGGCGAATTGTGGTCCCAATACAAATGGGTCTCAATTTTTTATCACAACTACCCGAACTCCTCATCTAGACGGCAAACATGTTGTATTTGGGAAGGTAGTCAAAGGAATGGGAGTAGTCCGCTCGGTTGAGCATGTGACAACTGGAGATAATGATTGTCCTACACTTGATGTTAAAATCGTGGATTGTGGGGAAATTCCTGAAGGAGAAGATGATGGAATACTTGACTTTTTCAAGGATGGTGATACTTTCCCTGATTGGCCAGCAGACCTTGACGAGAGACCTGATGAGCTTCAGTGGTGGATGAATGCTGTAGACTCTATTAAAACTTTTGGAAATGGGTATTACAAG AAACAAGACTATAAAATGGCTCAAAGAAAGTATCGCAAGGCTTTGCGCTACTTGGATGTTTGTTGGGAGAAAGAAGGGATTGATGGAGGTATGCTAGCTTTTCCTACAAATGAATGAATGGATTGTATA GCCTGTAAATTAAAATTAGGAGATCTTAAAGGAGCATTATTCGATGCTGAGTTTGCACTGCGTGAAGAGGACAACAATGTCAAAGCATTATTCCGGCAAGGACAG GCACATATGGCACTCCATGACATAGATGCTGCAGTTGAAAGCTTTAAAAATGCACTGGTCTTAGAGCCAAATGATG CTGGGATTAAGAAGGAACTTGCTGCTGCCAGGAAGAAG GTTGCTGATAGGCGTGACCAGGAGAAAAAGGCATATAGCAAGATGTTTCAATAA